One Harpia harpyja isolate bHarHar1 chromosome 11, bHarHar1 primary haplotype, whole genome shotgun sequence genomic window, GTTCAGTTCCGCATGACAACTCCACAAGCTCAACACGATGGTAGAGGGAGAAGTATTGCTAACTCTGCCCTTTAGGGCAAGAAGCTGGTGGGCTGGTGAGTAAACCTTGTGCTGCAGCCTCTGAAGTGAAGCTCTCTTTCTGACCTACCGTTTGCAGGCAATAAAGCTTCAAGTTGCTGTACATAACTCCATTTGCTGAGGTTATACAAGCAGGGTTCAACTAAGGCACTACCGATACAAAAGAGTTAGCTTGTGTATTTCTACCTATTTGTAGTTACAGTACCATGCTAACAATGCATCTACTGGCTCCAGGCTGTGTTTAATAAAAGGCTAGTTCAACTATAAGCATTTTCTAGCTCTTTTCTTGAATTTCAGGAGGTCCCATAGAAACTTGTTACCAGGAATGCCAACAAAGCCCAGAAGCGGTAACCTGCCAGCTCTGGAGCACAGATATAAAACTACTTTATTGACATGAAACCAGCCCTGTGAGTTGTGAGAAATGAGATACTTCATTGTTCCTTGTCTAATTCTTGCATGCTGAGGACCTACTAAGCAGGAAATAATGACAAAATAACATTAATCCAAGTTGTGTTTGTAAGAAGAGACAGGGTTACACAACCTTATAGAGCAGCAGTCAGCCAAAAAGAGCCTTCTGAAATAAACAGCAACTTTTCAAAAGAAGGCAGCAGACACATTCCTGTAGACATGGAGCATTATGAGATACGTGCAAAGAATAGGGTTCATTTTTCCGTAATATCTATTGGGGCTAATTGTCAGCAACAGCTCAGCTTAGCTAGAGGAATGTTTCAAGTCATATTTCAATCTGCTTTAAAGATTGTGCAATGCTAGAAACTGGTATATAAACATTTAAGACAGCAAGTAagcagctttggggcttggatTTTAAATTGTTCACTCTTGAGTTCTAACCCAAAAGAACTTTCACAGAGAACAGAGCGTAACATCAGGGAACTAACGCCAAGGCTGGTTTTGATATACATAATACTACTTTATTCCATTGTTTCAACTTTCTTACAGGTTTAAAAAATGTACAGGGGTTCAGAACCACCTCAACAGAACAAAGAATACATAATTAAGGGAGATCTAGAGTCAAACCACAAGTGTGCAAGCGTGGTTAGCTTCCATTACAAAAAGTAATAGGCACAATCTTTACATATGCATTTTGGTGAAAGAAGGAATAATAGTGCAGTGTTAAAAGGCACCAACAATCAATAATTGGGCCTTTTTTAAAAGCCAATAACCATCTAAGAAAATTACATTTGgttcaaaataataatttgaatattttattggCTGGCATGCATCTGAACCCCTGGCAATTTATTAGACAAACCTAATGTGCgcccttgcaaaataaaaaagatttcatcAGTGGACCTGAAAATCAATTCAGTacaaaaggaaatactgaagCTCTTTGCCTGTATTTAATACTAAGCTGTCTTGTTCACCTCATCCGAGAACACTTGTCTAACAAACAGCTATTCAACAACCGCACAGAAGTATTTCTCTTAAAGCAAGTGTAATTTTTTAATCCTATAGCACTGACCTATTCCATGTGCTATGAAAACATTAGGCACAGACCACAATTTACgttttctctaaaaaaaatacagtatgtgcAAGCTAGGTTCACACAACGGATTGACAGCTACAACAGTAAGCTATTTAGACTTCCCAATTTTCTAAGCAGTGATGCACACTACTGTGTGCAATTACCATATTTGCATTAGGATTATCTGTGTAGCCAATAACGGAAAAGCTTTAGTACACCCTAAAGGACACTACATTGATATTGTGTGCTAATTTAACAGAATCAAGAGAATGAAAGATTGAAGAAGTCATTGTACATGGGCAGCTGCAGTTACCCAGCCAGCCAGGAAGGGCTATTGCTTTCTGCAGGAAGAATGGTTTCAAACTCAGTTTACCTCATAGGTGCCCTCCAACTAAACCACTTGGACGCAATGGAATCTAGGGAtgcacagaatggaaaaaaaggggaaatgagAGGGAGAGCTTCTGTGAAAGTTGTACCAAAATGTGCCATTTTATCCAAAAGCATGCCCAGTGCAGGTTTTACGCATTGCGGATTGTTTGTACAACTGAAAATTGTACAAGATGTGAGCAGAGATAGAGCTGATTATTAATCTGCAATATCTACTATAGTCCTCAGGTATATAATTTACGGATAGCCGCTTACTGTGTTGTTGTTTCctcttaaatatatttaaattcagAAGGCTACAGTATATTCTGACACAAAGATAGTAAGACAACTTTTCTACAAGGGGGAAAATATAAGGTAGTAACTAACCAATTTATTTTATGAGGAACCTCCTCTGATGTGGTAGTTATTTCATGCCCTTTAGAAGATTTTTAGTTCTGACTTTCTTCATAGTCTCTGTCGAATTGCTCTCCTCACAATTTCACAAGAGCTATATTCAAGTTCAGTGACCCCTCTTACAGCAGCCTTTTCCTTTTCCGCAATCACTTTTAAACTCACTCTAACATCATAGCAAGCTATTCAAGTAAACATTTCTCTTCTGGCAAGTTTCCAGGTACAGCAAATACTATTAAAACTCCGCGTATGATTACATGCGCTAGTTTTCTTTAAATGGAGCAGGAATTAGCCCGTTTTCGTGGTTTAAGGTCCCGTACATCCCTGTCTTTTAAACACATACAAGATGAACATATTGTCTCTGACAGTCTCCGCAGTCCCAGCCTGAAAACGCTGTTGGAGAGGCTATAAATCACACAGTTGCAGAAACTATTGCTTATAGCAAGCCACGTTGTTAAGAAGGAAAGTGCTGGGTTTTCCAACACCCTAGAGCTCTCCAGCAGAAAGTATATGATATAGGGGAGCCACAGCATGTAGAACACACTGGTTATCCGAAACAAAACCATGGCATAGCGGCGATCGGGGCTGTGCCCAGTCTCCCCAGCAGCATCCACTTCGTGGCTAGGAAATCGAGCTCTCCGATCATTTATCTCTTTGGTGTGCTGCCGGCAAATTTTAAAGATGTGGAAATACGTGAAACATAtgacaaaggcagcaggagcataTAGTAAGCACACGATAAAGCCAGTAAAATAGGCATTAGTTAGCCAGGAGGTAGCACACCATTCAAAAATATCTCCATGGTAACCAGGTTTTCCCCAACCAAAAAAGGAAGGCAAGAAGATCAGACAAGAGTATATCCAGATCAAAATGATGCAGATTCTCAAGCGACAAGGTGTGACCAGTTGATTATAGGAGAGAGGCTTTGTTATAGCGAGATAGCGATCCACACTGATGCAAGCAAGACATGCCATAGATACGCTTTTTAGCACAGAGATGATATATCCAAAAACTTGACAAGTCAAGGACTCGTGGACACCTGTCGAGTAGTGGAGCAGTGACAAAGTAGGAACCAAGCAGCTAACTCCAACAAAAAGATCAGCATAGGCCATGGTCTGAATAAAATAGCTGGTGGTATAATGATGCAGAAGTGGAGCACAGTGAAAAACAAATATCACAGTTAAGTTACCCgcaataattaaaaatgttagcAAGACAATAACAACTGTCTCAAGGATACAGATGTCAACTGCATTGTAGTGACCAAATCCAAGAGGGCAGGAGAGATGCTCAGATATGTTCATAACACTACTGCTCATATTCAGAGTCCTCCATTCAATCCATCGTGACTGGTTCATGTTTTGTGATTAGGGAACACTGCAATCTGAGCCTTAGTGAGCAGATGACCTGCTTAACAGCAGCTAAACTCTGCTTCAGCGTCTCACGATCTCTCTTTGTAGACACTGCCAGTGCTTACATTTGAGAGGATTACAGTCCCATAGCTGTTGATGCCTCCTCAGCATCAGTGCATCACCTGTGGCACACCTTAgctttaaggaaagaaagaaaagaacagaacagaacagaacagaacagaacagaacagaaaagaaaacaaaaaagccagaaagaGAAAGGCCACTGATCAGCTCCTCCAGTGCTCTTGACCGATCTTTAGCAAACACAAGGCACTTCTAAAACAAACAGGTACTgtgaaatatggaaataaaaactgACAGAAGAGAGACATTAATTTCCCAGGGAAAGGGGAATCTCTGACCGCTTATTTTCCTGAGAAAGTAATTTACTTTGGAATATAATAGggtgagggggaggaagggaaggaggaactCAGTACAGCTTAGGTTTCCTGGACCAGCAGTTACTGGAGATAATCTTTTTAATGTCTCAATTTAAATCACAGACTGACTGGAGAGTAAAGGAAAGAGTTCATCATCTAATGCTGTCTTTTCTGGCTCCATTCAGGAGATGGTACTCCATCTTATCCATGCTATTCATTGGTAAggtaaggaaaacatttttgtcaAGGTTAATTCCAATAGACTCACCACTGTTTGGGTATgaataatgaattttatttgGAGGGAGACGGGTGGGGGACAAGGCAGATTTGTCCTCTGACtcccaagaaagaaaacatacatcTCAGATACAATGAGGAAGATCGtgtctgttcatttaaaaatgaaaataatttaagaatggAATTTGGAGACTTATGTCAATATTCACAATTCCTTCAAACAGTTATAGTCCATTACAATTACTAATGCCAGAAGCACAATTCAAGGTCCCCACAGACAAAATAAATCCTCTTGAATTTAATTTCAGCAAtggtaatttaaaataatcatcTTTGGAAACTGCCATAACTGCTACAGTGGATCAGTACCCAGGAGTTCATAGGTATATCCATGATATTGCTCACCTCTGTAGCAACACCTGAATCATTTCACAAACCCCCATACAACGAGAACAGAAACTTCCATCTGCATTCTGCTGTGAAGCTAATGAAATGCTGATTTGACTAGAAAAGCTGCCATTGTTTACTACTCCATTATTCTGTTATTCAGCTTCATCTTCTATGTAGTTTTAGGGCTTCTGTATTTATTAGACAATCAGCATCATAactagtttctttaaaaaaatgttcttctaATTGCAGGACATTACCTTGTTCATTTTATTTGCAGTTACGGAGAAAGCAAACGTTAAAAGAAAGCatcttctgtgttcagttttacGTAAATGCTTGATTAGTTCAGGAATCATTAGGCAGGTAATTAATTGTACGCAGTCTTGCTTTTTGAAAGGCCCCTAAAATGTTAAAACCATCTTTAATCCTAGAGTTCCTGAAACTAGAAGACTGGCAGTGGGAATTAATGAATCCACATAAAATGATCTCCAAGGTCATTCAGCTATTACGCTAGCGTTTGCTTTAAGTCTCTTTAAAAGTACCAGAATCTCTCTGATGTTTTTGATAGTCCTTGCTGCATCTTCAGGAAGAATTTCAGATACTAGAAGAGAAGAATTTTCAATGCTGTTGCCGCAGTTTGAGGGAAAGCGTTCTTTTTGGAGTTAATTTCCAGTCGTGCATCGCCACGCTGTACAGAAAGTCCTTCTGGATTTTATATCATCCCAGAATATTTCCGGCTATTCATTCCCTTCCTCTATAAGCAGCAGAGCACGTATAAAATCACTACTTTCTCCAATTCTTTGTTAAAGCAATATAGCGTTCTGTCTCACCTACAGGCATCCTTACCAGCCGCTATGATGAACTGCTTGACAGGGGAGTCCTAGTTACTGTGGTGCGGCTAGAGCTTCTGTCGctatttctctccttcccccGTGAAATGACTGCTTGCACCTGAgtccgctcctcctcctcctcctcctctcccccccccccccccccagccgatGCAGACGAGCCGGGCGCTGGAAAGGTGactgcccccccccggcccccagccaatggccgcgccgcgccgctgtCACTAGGTAACggctgccgggccgggccggcggcgcccCCCGCAGCGCGGCGGGGGAACGGaacggagcggagcggcgggggcAGCGCCGCGCCCGGCCCGCGGGGCAcggccccggtcccggcgggGAAGGGCTGCGGCACCGCCGGCTGTCGCGACCACTGGCTGTCGCTACCGCTTACCCCGCCAGCCCCGTTAAGCTTCGTAGGGCCAGCAGGCAGACGGCTGGAGAGAGAcaccggcgggggcgggggcgtgGGAGGTGCGAGGTTCCAAGTCTTGCGACCTGCTCGGTCAAACTGCTGAACTCCAGATCAATGCGGGCAAACCGCGCTGAATGCCAAAGAAGTAAACAACGTTTGAAGCCCACAGGACGTACACCCAAACCTTTAAATCGGGTCTTTTATAGCGATAGAGATACATAATTTTAGAAACCGCCATCATCACCGAACTAAAAATGTTCAGTCAAAGTTATTCTCAGATCACTAATTTCACATGCATCTTTTATACATTGTCTGCAAATGTTTAGCTTGGTAAAATATTTGCCGTGGTTCAACACGGATTTTCTTGTCTTGCTTAAAAGACAGAATTACCGTCCcctaaaaattaattattttcatacttaaggcagatttattttaaaactcatcCGCAACTGGTTTCAACA contains:
- the GPR52 gene encoding G-protein coupled receptor 52; translated protein: MNQSRWIEWRTLNMSSSVMNISEHLSCPLGFGHYNAVDICILETVVIVLLTFLIIAGNLTVIFVFHCAPLLHHYTTSYFIQTMAYADLFVGVSCLVPTLSLLHYSTGVHESLTCQVFGYIISVLKSVSMACLACISVDRYLAITKPLSYNQLVTPCRLRICIILIWIYSCLIFLPSFFGWGKPGYHGDIFEWCATSWLTNAYFTGFIVCLLYAPAAFVICFTYFHIFKICRQHTKEINDRRARFPSHEVDAAGETGHSPDRRYAMVLFRITSVFYMLWLPYIIYFLLESSRVLENPALSFLTTWLAISNSFCNCVIYSLSNSVFRLGLRRLSETICSSCMCLKDRDVRDLKPRKRANSCSI